From Calliphora vicina chromosome 3, idCalVici1.1, whole genome shotgun sequence:
ttaaacgtttattttgtactgcactttaggaagtaactattttttatttgtttacaagcaatcggttattggactgtctatgagacCCGACCAGAACACCCATtctgataaaacaattttatcatttgcaggTGTTCAACGCTATATTCGTCCATGGTGATtcgtcaaaaaaaaaactaattaaatatagccaattcgacagatctGAACTCCATACTATAAGACCATTTATTTCTAACCTAAACGCCCCTGAAAAGGCAAATTAATTCTCTTTTTCTGGAACtgggaaaattatttaaaaaccgcataaaacgagacctgagtgtatacaaacctgtcaccatttgACATTTGTATCAGAATGGCTtcaattcgcaaaaaataaatattttttaatttagaattggGAATgctttgcttattaaatcaaaaattaagtaaagatgttaattaaaacttgaagaaaccCCAatgtgaaaaagcaaaatactaaaataattccactttcgatcggacaAGAATTCTGTgacattcacgagtttttgaaataatttgaataatgaacttgttatttgtctatttgggttaaatctgGTTTGTTGTATGAAACATCTTcttttggagctttaagcatctattaggaaaataattcccgggaaattgtgcgagaatttcggcattgaaaatttttcgtgaaaaactCTATTTATTATGatctttataatatttgtttaaataatgaaGGTTATAGCGGTTATTATAGAACAGTTTGAAAAGAGAAGGAATCAAATAAATGTACTTTATATTAACTGTATTTTAGATCGTTGAATACTTTGGTTTATTTGTTAGTAACAGCAGACAATATTAGCAGGTTAATTTTCGTATTCACAGGTGATGGAAAACATTGTGTGtggaaacattaaaaaatgGATAAATCCAGTGCTGATGAAGTTATTatttgagtaaattttttattttaatttaagtttttggaatttttccaaTTAATTTTCTTAACACTCACACATGTAacaatagttttctttttttcttcataaattACTCactgttttgaaaataaaatgtgacATTTTCTGACATTGTGTTAACGTTagattagatttatttttagattaactAATCTGATTAATTGGCAATTGATCTTCAAATTAAAAACCAGctctaataataaaatatatttaatccCAATTTGTTAGTCAACATATTTccatgttttattttctttctcttATGTATTTAGTGCTGTTTATTTGATCTTTGATTTACTAATAGAAGAAATATTCTTATAAAATTATTCCAATGCATTCTAAAATATTTGCCAACAGTATTAAAGCAAACCAACTAGTTTAGCAATAACCAGGATTTTTGTAaacacagcaaaaaaaaaaaacttgaaattagatgaaataaaattacttaaatagaatttttagaACAATTAAACTTcagtttggttaaaaaaaatcataatatgtAACAAGTTTCTAGTTTAAATAATTCATGTGATTCATCTCCTCTTATTTTCTATTTCcagaaacaaataatataaaacatgaCTTTAACGTGGCTGTGCTTAGAAAACACctcaaaaatagttttatttttaatagcaTTTACGGTGTTGTTAGCACACACAACATGTACCACAAATACAGCTGCCACAGATGCTGCCACAAATTCGGAAACAACACATGTCAACTCACTGGCAGATGAAATAGAACATGAAGAATTCATTGATACAGATTCGCAGCAGCCACATTCACGCAGAAAACGTTTGGTATGGATAACAGACGATGGACGTTTGGCTTTGCCGCCAGGCACCACATTAACATTTACCCCCACCATAGCTTTACCCCTGGTCAGACATCCCCCGGAGGGTTTCTTCTCAAACATGTCCATCAGTTTTCCCGTAACAAGTGAGTGGTAGTAATGTAATTAAAGTTAGTAAAAGTGATAGCTAATTGTATTTAATGCTATTTCAGTTGATTTCGATAAACTGGGTTTGACCGACAATCAAAATCCTTTGGGTGATTTGCCTCCCATCTTTTCACGTTCATTTGGCCATTCGGCTGGTGAAATGTTGGGCAACTACATGACCAAATATTTGCACTTTAAAAGAAAACGTGATCTAAGCGAACAACAAAAGTTGTACAGACAACCCAGAAATTCTAATTTCAATATCAAGGAACATGTGCATGAGGATCAACCGGTATTGCCTCTATTGCCAGAACGTTTTAAGCACATTTTCCATGGCGGTGAAAGGTATGTAACGTTTGGCTTTAAATCATGATGTAAAAAAACTGTAATCGATTATATTGCtacaattcttttttattttatttttttgttattttctagaGTAATTTTATATGGTGTTGTTGAAGATTTCCTCTCTACGTTCGGCATGAATGGCAAGGCCTGTCTGTTGCGCACCATTTGTGAGGTGCATTCGAGAAAAATAGATCACTATGGTGTGTTTGGTGAAATGGCTAAATTGTTTTTGACGTAAGTTTGAAATGTGGAAAGTCAAATAGATTAAATCAGGTGTGTGATGATTGATCAATTTAAATGTGATGAATTTCAATCGATTTTAAGAACTAATTTTAAACCAAATCTTTCCTAGCAAAAGAAAGCTTAGCTgacatttaaaagaatttaggCAAGAAATTGtcttcaaattaattaaaaacaagtaagagggctatattaggctgtgccgaatcttatatacccttcaccaaattatactttaaaaattttgtttttttttttatttgttggcgaaaaacattttatttaaaaaaatttgataacaaaaaaatttttttgtgaaaaaaaaattcggtgtaaaaaatatttttaccaattttgttccgaattactttggccttatataAGCCGTTGAAAGGGTCTTAGAAATATTTATGATTGgatatccatactgtctatattaatggcttagtaatccagatacatatacagtgagcctcaaaagtgagtaaacagcagcgaattttttgattttttaagatcatgaaaatcattatagtccgacttaaatctatatttttcacaaccaaagatattattcaagccaatctctatcaaaccgaaactttaaaattttaatcatggataaattttagaattttcattatcttaaaaaatatccaataatttttggtgtatactcacttttgcggctcactgtatataaaaactaggtcaaaaatcgaggttctcctggttttttccttatatctcagccatttcgattttaaatagcaaccgagtcaGGAGTATTGCCGATATATTGacgtatgaatcatgtatgtaacgatccagaatatatatactatgtcggggtcgcaaatgaaaaatgtagaaattacaaacggaatgacatgtTGAAAACATTTGTCAAAGTCAAATTATGTTTGATTTCTTAACCATTTCACACCTTACTATTTTAATTCTTTCAAGCgtattgaattaattctttaacaaattaattactTGCAGTGTAACAAGATCACCATTTTCGGATCTGATACCAGAATATGTGACGGCTCAAGAAATTGGAGAAGGTCGTACGGCACCAGGTGAATGTTTTCCATACCACAAAGAATGTCCCCGAAGTGTATTTAAGGTCTTACAGAATCATAAATACAGGTAATGTAAAACAAagattcgaaagaattaattctcaattaaatttttaaaatcaaattaaggagtgagatcgaaaaattcttaacacacgtttttcattacattttttaacccaagtattatttgaatttttttttgatcaagttacctttgaaaaacatgtcagttattatgtgtaatgtcaattatattaatttttttgttaatctgattaaaatgagtgaccagaaaaaagtgcgtactgaaattattaaatattttcaacaaaacccaacttggtcttacaaaaagttggccaagcatacaaaggtctgccgtcaaactgtttccaatgttattaaacagtaccgggagaacttgtcagttgatagaaaacctggttcaggtagaaggaatggtccacatgatgtttctaaagccaaaaaaatagaacgcattttcaaaagagctcccaacacatccggtaggaaagcagcccggttagctcagtgctcggactatttggtacgaaaagttaaagctaatgcaggtttaaaaacatacaaggctcaaaaagttcctgacaggaacgctactaaaaatttagaggccaaaaacagagcacggaaattgaagtcaagttttataaaaaaatattcttgctgcataatggatgacgaaacgtatgttctggcagatttttcgcaacttccaggtcaaaaattttatgttgctgatgctcgagggaatgttgaagaaaagtttaggacccaaaagcagacaaaatttcccagaaagttcttggtatggcaagcaatatgcagttgcggcaaaagaagccactcatttgttacaacgggctctataaataccgaaatttacatcaaggaatgtttacaaaaaaggctgcttccattcataagacttcataatgtgtccacttatttttggcctgacttggcatcctgtcactatggcaaacaagcccttgagtggtacaagaacaataatgtggtatttgtaccaagagaggcaaatcctccaaactgcccggagctaaggccagtggagagatattgggctcttgttaaaagagaattgaagagtacaaaaaaggtgtccaaaagtgtggtagattttaaacggagatggactacatgttcgagcaaagtgacagaaagcactataaaaacgttaatggaagggtttccgaaaaaggttcaaaatttcatcactagtgattaaaactataaaaataattttttttgtaaattgtaataataatttcaatcaaataaaaaaaaaattaaagctgtaagtttagtggtttcttttttataaacatatatgtatgttaagaatttttcgatctcactccttaaatattaagtgtgttcgcgtaccttccagtaaaaattatccagtaactttaatttagagcgtaaaaatacatttactctcaatctgaaaaaatatccaaaaaaaagtacgcgaacaacaatttgtaaaaattataaatcaatttaaaacgtttgttttatgttattttacttctttatttacaagacttgtaaattgtgttaattttcaactttttttgttttgtttacatttgcaacaatatgttttaaacatatttattatgttgatattttttactggacaaaaaatgtccagtaaaaaatatcatgttcccTATCTACGAACtatcacttttaacactctcttgctctctcgttacaagtttttaaaagtaaacgaacggaatccagTAAcgtccagtgataatttgtacaaattattacaaattatcaaatacgcgaacacaactattaTCTATTATCCATtccattataaaaattaataatgaattaGTTCATGGGCTTAACTCCTTCGTActtcaaacatatttaattaatttttttgagaatttattctttatagaattaattcgtAATTTAATCATtctagttttctttaatttaaatccaTTATAAAATAGCTTAACAGAATGTattgtattattaaatattactttaattaaaatctattacaaatatgtttaaaatttcttttaaattatttcaaattatttaataaatccttatatttatttacagaGAAACACCTAAAGGCGAATATCACGAACAGGAGGTGGAAGAAATTACCAAACCTACACTACCCGAAAAATTATCAGCTGCTGAAATATTGGATCAACAAATAACCGAAACGGAAAATTCTCTAGATAATGAAGTAGATGGAACACAATTCCAAAATGCCAAAGGAAATAATCTATATtccatgtaaaattttgtaaaataatgcttgatattttaaaagataatactcgaagaatgatattgaaaaaaaagaatttattttgttatatttatgaaaaaaccgTATATGTTttagttaattaattatttatttaatatattaaattatttatttttgttgtaaatgttgtagATTTTATGTAAATGCAATGAGTGTTCTATGAAAGTCATATTTTAGTTCAAtaagacaataaaaaaatttgtaattatgtaatttttggttaatttatttattttaatatttatttattgctatttatttttttattgtaaataataatattaaacgaagaactttttatttgtttatttattgtattgtagtgattaataaaattaaaaactattagtGAATCTAAtgagaaatgtattttttttaaactaaagttaacggaaattattgtttaaatatttaaacctaataatgaaatatttttaaacgaatttcagaattaaatgatttaaaattcattatggaatatcttagttttttataataaatcaaCTGAGCTTTCACAAAAATCGAGTTCTAGAAAAATGTAATCAAATTAAGTCGATAACACAAATctgagcttcgaattaattaattcaatttgagataaattctctaaaatcttaattaagatttaaaaaatatcagtaaTTCATTCCCTAAATTTATTCACAAGACTTATTCTCCACCTTCATTAATAGACGTTTATTTCAGTAGAATTCATTCATTGgtgaataaattcataattgaattaatttataacagaattcattcaacctttaaatgattaaatttttgtgaatACAAGCCTCATCCaaatagaattaaaatattttctattaattctaTTAAGAAAGAATTAAGACAACGAATTAATTCAAGCTGAATGCTTCAATGGCATTGTCatgaaaatatgtacaatatttaattttgaaaattgaattagtaattaattatttataacctttgggaaaaacaattttttaacaatttgatgaattttttttttgcaaaatcaagtAAAAGATGACATGAtaatatctcgtaaactatttgtttaaattataaatatgtacaaacaTTTGAAAACCCATTCAAATCAACCTAATATTACTGAATTAAATATTCAGTCAATAActtattaattcaaataaaacgaaaatttcccTTTCTTCAGCAAATGCAACTCTGTCCATGTAATTCACCACAAAAcggtacttttttctttatttacacCACAGCAGACGACAGTCAGCTGATTACAGTGTCatgttagaatattttttttcttctttcttctATTCGATGTCATTTTGCAGAAGTGgacaagaagaaaaaataacaaaaacaaaaattattgccATAAATAAAGTTGTTGGGAAAATAGTGACAACATTGCGAGACGAAAGAAGtgaaagaaacaaataaaataataaaaattaattattaaaaattgtttttaattaaaataaatttgcataatacaatttaaaagtgTTTCAAGTGAAGTAGAATAAAtaagaaatcaaaaataaatacaaggcCGTCCAACAACttgaaaatacagaaaaaaataaagaaatttttatttctttgtgattgtgttttttaattttcaatttaatacaattctGTCTGTTTTAATCATAAAATTCAGAATGTGTGTATGATTAAGAAAGTGGTCCCAAGTAAACCACCGGTGGATGGATAAGCAGCAAAtatcagaaatataaattaaagattaggttttttgttttatttttgtatttgttttaatttatatttaaaacgttaacaacaacaacaaacaatacaCAACAAGTTAAGAtaacaaatttgtaataatatttattattaattgtacTATATGGTGGAGTATAATAACTAAAGATACGAAAAAAGCCAGCAAATTACGTGGCCGTGAATGTGTTCtagcttgtttttttttgttggtataaaCTTCAGTTTTCCAACTTCTGTGCCAGAGTCATAAAAAGAAGTAGACCATTGCTCAGTCCGTTGTCCGTCATTTATATATTACAATACGCTTATGTGTTAGAGTAGTGTGTATGTGTCTGAGCAAAGAAAACTTaagttgtgaaaatttttatggtgtgtttgctaaattcataaacaaacaaataaacaatcacaacaaataataatggaatacattaaacaattaaatggtGGCGAAATAGCCCCACCCCAAGTGGCGCCCACAGCAACACCTCAAGTTACCATTGCTGAATCGAACAATACCGTTGTGGTCAATGATTCCGCCTCGCAAAGCGAAGAGTCCGATTTGGAGTTCATTGATAATAGCACCGTGGAGTTACGTGGTTATCTAAGCAAATGGACTAATTATATTTATGGCTGGCAACCGCGCTATATTGTTCTTAAAGATGGCACATTATCCTATTACAAATCGGAATCGGAATCAGACTTTGGTTGTCGCGGTGCTATAAGTCTAAGTAAAGCCACAATTAAGGTAAGTGGAATTGAAGCAGACGAGGTCACATTGTaaaatcaaattgtattaaataacaTCCAATAGTGGCTATTATGTAGAACATGAAAACACGCTTcgttctatttttaaaattcaattaagagATCCAATCATGTATTGTGACTTTTGACCACAAAAGTTTCATTGATACAATTAGatattagttgttttttttattttattctgtgTTTAAATATACGGGTATTCTATCATACATTAGGTAGGTActtgtttgtgaaaataaaatgttattttataccTTTTAGGGCATTAATTAAATGTAatgagaaacatttaaaaaaatgttatggatttagaatttcaaaaaatttaccagtatttttcaattaagaaattacccttttaaaaaaattaaaaccttttTTGCAAACTTATTctgttgtttatatattttgagatttAAATATTGACGTTTTGAACATACATAGATAAATATACAAAGATCGGAAACTCCCCACTCAAAGACCTGATCAAAGACGGACTTgttaaaaacctaagtggtgataaTTTAATAGTTGTTTGAGTACACTCAAACctcgttttatgcgatttttttttatgcgaatttgaatttatgcggtttttaaattcacaattattttttttttattttagtcatTACAATTTCTATGTGAAATGGCAACACTGAAAAAATTACGCGCCGGCGctagaaaaactattttgaacttagaactctgttttttatatatatttgtggGGAAATACCGTTTTTAATACgaaaaatattatacatatatttaaagaagtgatatttttatataactgaaaattaataaaacaaattggattttatttattatttgagcaatgtaagtttataaaaaaaatacaaagagcgtttttatggtaaaaattgcaacctttttttagatatttatagttatggagaaaaataaaaagaggCAAACGATCTCATTagagaaaaaaatcgaaattttggaTCGTTTATCAAAAGGAGCGAAATGCACTGCGCTGGGGAAGGAATACAAATTGGGGGAGTCAACAATAAgatcgattaaaaaaaatgaagagaGCATCAGAAAGTCGGTCATTTGTGGAACAAAGTTATCatccaaaaatacattttattccaGAGATACgacaattgaaaaaatggaaTCTTGCATCGCCCTTTGGATTGATGATTTAACAAGGAAAAGAGTACCAATCAGTGGGTACATGATAAAAGAAAAGGCTTtagtattttatgaaaaaataaaactgacagAGGCTTCTACTTCCAAATTTGGTGCAAGCAATGGTTGGCTGACACTATTCTTAAAAAGAACAAATCTACACAATGTGCAGATTAGAGGTGAATCAGCATCAGCCGATGAGGAGGCCTGCGCAAATTATCCCgagcaatttaaaaacattattgaAAGTGGAGGGTACAGTCCAGAGCAAGTTTTCAATGCTGACGAGACAggccttttttggaaaaaaatgccAAGTAGGACGTATATTGCAAAATTAGAAAAACAAGCAAGAGGTTTTAAAGCAAGTAAAGAAAGATTAACCCTTTTACTATGTAGCAACGCTTCGGGAGACAAAATGTTAAAACCGCTagctataaataaatttttaaaaccacGAGCTCTTATTGGCAaagatttaaaatgtttgcctgtTCACTGGATGGCAAACCATAAGGCTTGGGTAACATCCGCCATATTTTCTGAATGGTTCTACAAATGTTTTGTACCTGAAGTTGAatcttatgcaaaaaaaaaggacattgaattcaaaattttgcttCTTGTAGACAACGCACCTGGACATCCTCATTTGGAACATCCGAACATTCGAATTGAATTTTTGCCCCCCAATACTACCAGCATTCTTCAGCCTCAGGACCAGGGAATTATCTctacatttaaaaaacattacattaaaaacacatacaaagtcattttgaataaaattgaaaaggAAGACTTAACTTTAAACGAAGCTtggaagaaattttctatttttgattGTATACTTCAGGTTGCTTCCGCCATATCAGAAATAAAGCCGAAAACACTTAATGCATGCTGGAAAGCAGTATGGCCAAATTGCGTTGGAAACGGTCATGAAAATGAAATATCTGCTttaacaaatgaaattttaagccTAGCTCATCAAATTGGAGGTGAAGGATTTGATTCACTTAACAATCAGGACTTAGAAGAACTACTTGTAGAAGAACCATTGTCTGATGAAGACATTATTAATTTAACAACCAATATTGAAGAAAATCCGTGCGAAAATAATGTTGAGGAAACTGTAGAACCTCTTacttcccaaaaaatttttcaaattcttaaCAAAGTGGCTATTCTAGAAAACGAAATTCTTAATATTGACCCCGATACGGAGAGAGCAATAAAGCTCCAACGCGGACTTGGCGATCTTTTTTCAGGATACCAAGAGTTGTATAAACaactattaaaaaagaaatcacaa
This genomic window contains:
- the LOC135954782 gene encoding uncharacterized protein LOC135954782 encodes the protein MTLTWLCLENTSKIVLFLIAFTVLLAHTTCTTNTAATDAATNSETTHVNSLADEIEHEEFIDTDSQQPHSRRKRLVWITDDGRLALPPGTTLTFTPTIALPLVRHPPEGFFSNMSISFPVTIDFDKLGLTDNQNPLGDLPPIFSRSFGHSAGEMLGNYMTKYLHFKRKRDLSEQQKLYRQPRNSNFNIKEHVHEDQPVLPLLPERFKHIFHGGERVILYGVVEDFLSTFGMNGKACLLRTICEVHSRKIDHYGVFGEMAKLFLTVTRSPFSDLIPEYVTAQEIGEGRTAPGECFPYHKECPRSVFKVLQNHKYRETPKGEYHEQEVEEITKPTLPEKLSAAEILDQQITETENSLDNEVDGTQFQNAKGNNLYSM
- the LOC135953880 gene encoding tigger transposable element-derived protein 1-like; this translates as MEKNKKRQTISLEKKIEILDRLSKGAKCTALGKEYKLGESTIRSIKKNEESIRKSVICGTKLSSKNTFYSRDTTIEKMESCIALWIDDLTRKRVPISGYMIKEKALVFYEKIKLTEASTSKFGASNGWLTLFLKRTNLHNVQIRGESASADEEACANYPEQFKNIIESGGYSPEQVFNADETGLFWKKMPSRTYIAKLEKQARGFKASKERLTLLLCSNASGDKMLKPLAINKFLKPRALIGKDLKCLPVHWMANHKAWVTSAIFSEWFYKCFVPEVESYAKKKDIEFKILLLVDNAPGHPHLEHPNIRIEFLPPNTTSILQPQDQGIISTFKKHYIKNTYKVILNKIEKEDLTLNEAWKKFSIFDCILQVASAISEIKPKTLNACWKAVWPNCVGNGHENEISALTNEILSLAHQIGGEGFDSLNNQDLEELLVEEPLSDEDIINLTTNIEENPCENNVEETVEPLTSQKIFQILNKVAILENEILNIDPDTERAIKLQRGLGDLFSGYQELYKQLLKKKSQTLVTKYFQIKEKNTAPENSSPEHIEHISIDGDDDIPDDNNISFTSSDASVLEFFSNSDSDL